The nucleotide sequence CCAGGATATTGTCATGTACTGTTGAGATATCCGTTCGATTCTCTCGTGTGTGCGTCTTTTGCCAGATGATATTCGCCACGAAATTCACTCGGCCAAATATTTCATCGAGCACCACTTTGGCGTAGGCATGTTCGTTGTCGTCCAAGTTCACCCAGATCGATCCATCCTCCGTCAGGAGTCGATGAAGAATCTCCAGTCGATCTCGCATCAACGATAGCCAGAGGGAGTGTTCGACCCCGTCGTCATAGTGCGTGAACGCTGACCCAGTGTTATACGGCGGATCGATATAGATGCACTTGATCTTGCCGGCGAACTCCTGCTCCAGCGCCTTGAGGGCCAGGAGGTTGTCGCCGAAGATCAGCCGGTTGTCGAAGAGGTCGTTCTCGCTGACCCGCCGCGCGGCATGGTACGACTTGCCCGCGTCCTCAATCAGAACGCGCGGCTCCAGCTTCGGCCGGTTCTCCTTGCCGATCCAAGTCAGTTCCAAACGTGTATTGCTTTTCGCCATGCTTGATTCCTAACCGTTTACCATTCAATCGCGGCCGATGCCTGCTCCTCCGGGAGTTGCATCCATCGTGGCGTGATAAGTATCTCTCTTCCGCGTCGCCGCTCGGAGGCGGCATATCGCAACGAAAATGGATGTATGCTGGCCCAGCCAGCATACATGCCGCGTATCTCAGGGCAGTCGTCATAGGTCAATACCCAAGCTGCGTCCTCCATGCGTCGCAGTTGGTCGGCAAGCCGCTCGTGGTAGGGATGGTCGAGCTTGTTCAAGTACAGCGTCTCTCCCTTGGCGTAATAGGGCGGGTCAATGAAGAAGAACGTACTATCATGATCCCGCCCGCCGATGAATTCGAGGGCATCCATCTGTGAAACGCGTATCCGCCCGCCGTACTCCGAAACCTTCGTACATCGCGCTTCGAGTTCCGACTTGTTGAATCTTGCGCCAAGCTTCCATTTGCCCGTTTGTTTGACACCACCGATGGGACCGCCATTCATGATGATCCCTGAGCGATTGCATCGATTGAGGTAGAATGCGGCGAATCCTCTGCGAAGGCGAGAGACACCACTTGAGCATCGGTACGTTTCACGCTGGCGACGCCATTCTGCCATGCTGACGCGCGAAGAACGTAGCATCGCCAAGAACGGCCTGGGACGATTCACGACCGTCCACCAAAAATCGTGAATGGCGGGGTCGGCATCGTTGATGTGAATTTCGGGGGTATCTTCTCGATATAGCAGCGACAGAGATGCGCCAGCACCACCCGCAAAGGGCTCAGCAATGGCACGATCACCAAGCTGGTTGATCGACCGAATACCGGCAAGCAAGCCGGTCATAGACGCCTTGCCACCAGGATAACGAAGAGGGCTGGACGTTCTCATTGGGCGTCGTCCTCCAAGTCCTGCTCCAGCATCAGCCGAAAGAGAGGCTCCGTTCGTATCCAGAATTGCTGAATGTCCCTTGCGCTAGGTAAATCACTGTCATGCACAAACGCATTGAGATCGCCAATGTTGAAGGGAACGTCTTTATCGCTAGACAGCGCCTTGTTGATCTTGTTCATCGCTGCGCCGGCCAACCGAGATTTGGCGATGGCCTTGATCTCAGGAACCAACTGGCTAAGTGTTGGCACTGAGTGCCTGAGTTTTCCAGATGCCTTGAGCTGGGCGACCAACGGTTCCAGCTTTCCGAGGCGTTTGAGGCAATCTACGATTGACAATTCAAGGAACACCCGCAACAGCACTGCTCCAGCATTGGGGTATTCCTCACGCTTGAGCTTCTTCAACTCACGACAGATGTCGTTTAGCCGTTCGCAGCCGTGTCGGAGTTTCAGATCGCGAGGGAGAACCGTCTTGCTATCCGTCTTGGACGCCTTGAGCGTCGCCTTTTTGACAGTCGGCTTCGCCGACACCGACGGGCCCTTGATGATGTCCGATGGCACGAATGAGCCTTGTTTCTTCTTCGGCCTTTCCTCTTCGGCCCATCCCTCGAAGTACGCGCGGATATTGTCGTTGGTGTTCAAGGTGCGGGAAGACTGCTTACCCAAAGCCACATCGGTGACCAGCTTGGCGAATCCGCGAAGGAATTCCTTCTTGGTGGTATTACCCCGCAATCCATGCTCAGGGTCGGTATCAACATGCAGATATTCACGACCAACGGACGAGTCGAAGACTCGTTCAAGGGTTGTGAACACTTTTGCCGTTGGACCATCAAGCTTCGCCTTTACCTCCTCTGGGAGATCAAGGGATCTGGCCATGTCGGCTACCGCCCTGGTTTGGCGAGCCTCCTGAATATCCGCAACCGAGAATCCAAGCTCGTCACGAAGAGCATCGTTGTCGTATCCTTCAGCAAGCTTGTCGAGGATGAAGCTCGCACGATTCTCCGCCCGCCATGCCAGCACCGGTGTGCCGACGTGTCGGCCCGCGATCTGACGATCGGTCTCCTTGCGGCTGGGGGCAATCGTCACCGGAACGCTGGCGATCATATTGGGGTCTACGATGCGACGGGCCAGTCGCTCGACCTGCCGCTCATGCTTGCCTTCGAGCAATGCAGGCTCGCGCAACGCCTTCAGCGCCGCGAGGCGGCGGTTGCCTTCAACCACAACCAGTCGTCCGTCTTCCTTAACAGCCAGAAGCGGCTCATTGGGGAAGTACCCGCGAGTTGCGATGCTCTCAGCCACCTCCATCGCCTTATCATGCTCAAAGAGGTACTGGATTATCTCGCGGGGGGCCCGAGCGGAGTGCTCTCGGCCGAGACGAGGATTCTTCGTGTCGAGATGAAGGCTCGTCGGCGACATCATTTTCGTTTTCCACGTCATAGCCATAGCAGTCCTTTCATGGGAGTCGGACTATCTCCTATTGAATCACCACCGGCGTCATACGGGCCGCTTTCTTCGGACAGGAGCACCGCAGGTGGGTTCCATCGTTTGCAGTCTTTGTCGCCAGCGCCCCACAGTTGGGGCATGTCAGCGCTTCCACCAGTGCAATCGTGGCGGTGCCGAAATCACGCACATCGCCATCGGGGATTTCCATGCCCGGCGTGTTGAAGTGGCA is from Planctomycetota bacterium and encodes:
- a CDS encoding site-specific DNA-methyltransferase — its product is MAKSNTRLELTWIGKENRPKLEPRVLIEDAGKSYHAARRVSENDLFDNRLIFGDNLLALKALEQEFAGKIKCIYIDPPYNTGSAFTHYDDGVEHSLWLSLMRDRLEILHRLLTEDGSIWVNLDDNEHAYAKVVLDEIFGRVNFVANIIWQKTHTRENRTDISTVHDNILVFAKDRLKWQMIRNPLPASEAQLGRYSNPDNDPRGVWASLPAHAKAEKGRRQAQFFTITTPSGRA
- a CDS encoding DNA adenine methylase; this translates as MRTSSPLRYPGGKASMTGLLAGIRSINQLGDRAIAEPFAGGAGASLSLLYREDTPEIHINDADPAIHDFWWTVVNRPRPFLAMLRSSRVSMAEWRRQRETYRCSSGVSRLRRGFAAFYLNRCNRSGIIMNGGPIGGVKQTGKWKLGARFNKSELEARCTKVSEYGGRIRVSQMDALEFIGGRDHDSTFFFIDPPYYAKGETLYLNKLDHPYHERLADQLRRMEDAAWVLTYDDCPEIRGMYAGWASIHPFSLRYAASERRRGREILITPRWMQLPEEQASAAIEW